The Branchiostoma floridae strain S238N-H82 chromosome 6, Bfl_VNyyK, whole genome shotgun sequence genomic interval AGGTAAAGGGAGGACTTCTTGTAAAGATAAGCAGTAGTGGATGTCCTTCGAAAGGAGACCCTCTATTATTTGCAAATCATGGCATTTTTAAACTTCAATGAAAGTTTGTCCGTGATTGTGATTTGTCAATATAAAGTTACATTCAACTTctgtacacaaaaagtaaagCCCTAACCAGCAAGGTTTCAATCAGTTCTTTCCTCCTTCTCAAGTTGCTGTGACCCTTAGGCCTAAGCCTATGTCAGCACGCACTTAACTTTGTGTATGGTATTGCacttttcacacacaaaaaaagaattttgagcCCATGTTTCCAAGAAATATTATGACAAAGAACTTGTTTCTGTGGCCTTTAGGACATCCGTAACACAGTAGGTAACATCCCCATGGAGTGGTACAATGACTACCCCCACATCGGGTACAACCTGGACGGGAAGAAGATCATGAAACCTGCCAAGGGTGACGAACTGGACGAGTTCTTAAACAAGATGGACAATCCCGATTACTGGTCAGTAATGTAGTAATCCTGATTACTGGTCAGTAATGTAGTAATCCTGATTACTGGTCAGTAATGTAGTAATCCCGATCACTGGTCAGTAATGTAGTAAGGCCTAGAAAcggaatgttgtgtttctggtaACCTGAATGACGttagcaaaaacctgccaatTCTTTTGGGTCTATCACTGGCAAAGGAAATAACATTTTGATGTCTGGGTGATGAGTATGTTGTAGAATCGTTTCCTGTTCTCTTCATTTTTGTATTATTAAAAAATTGTGCTTTTACCATGTGCagtaatgttgaaaatacctgatGCATTCCATTTTTACATTGTTAGACTGTATTTGGTGGATCACTTCAGTCAAAATGTAAAAGATGCTAGTTTATTTGACCTAAGGACTTAAATTACATACCTTACTCTGTTACAGGAGAACAGTGAAAGATAAAACAACAGGAGAGGATGTTAAGCTAACAGATGAGGAACTGGATATCATCCAGCAGATCCAAAGGGGCAAATACCCAGACAAGGCCTACAATCCGTATGAGGTGAGTGACTTGTAGCATGTGTAGTCTAGCCTCTGGACCAAAAAGTCATGAATTAGACGTTGTGTCGCCCACCCAACATGCACATTATTGGAAAGAGTCACAGTCCTTAGGGTGAGAACCGTGAGACATTAAGCTATGGTCAGGTGCGCTTTCCAATAacatgcatgttgggtgagcaacAACAGCTGAGATTTGAACTCCCAACCTCTTGGTCCAGATGTGGGGTTTCTAACCACTGGATTACACTAGAGGCTTAACATTATCAAACACGACTGTTGTACACAGAACCTCCAACTCTAAGTGTACAAATTCATTGCTATGGCTGTTATTTAGCAGGTGTGCGATGATGTATGTAACATCTGTCAATCCTCTGACTCATCTGTGATGTCACAGCCATAGGCATGTACTGAGCACACAACTGCATACAAAAGAAAAGTCAGATGTCATGTCTTCAGTTTCTGAGACCAAGGGGGATAAAGaatacagtatttttttctttttcaggcATACATACccagaaaacacacattttagtgcaaactgtgccaaaagttcacaaaatattgtgtcctcaaacaaaagaTTGTAGGAACACCAATTATGACTGGCATTCTTATTTTCAACAGAATCATACACAAAGTACAATCAAATTAACTAATAAAGCCAGTGTGACCAGTAACACTTGTATTTGAACATAACCTTGACCCAGTTATAACATGTGTCTGCTGACTTGACTCTCCCATTCCAGCCATATATAGACTTCTTCACACATGAGAAGATGATCCATCCAGTAAACAACCACCCAAGATCCAAACGCAGCTTTATCCCATCACTCGTGGAGAAGGAGAAGGTAAGATACATCCTACAGGGCGATTATTCAGTCACATATTTATTCAGAGCATCTACCGGTAATATTTATTATGATGATAATCATTATATCATTGCGATGAGGGTTTGCACCACATTTGAGCCTGTGTTGTTGATGTTGCTATGGCAGCCCAGGTCAAGCAGTGGTGCTACATAGCTTTGGCCTTGACTATTCCAGAACTGCTTCATTTGGCATGGAGCATGTTTGGAGGTGATTAAGGCACAATAGCCATCAACTCTTTGGTTAGGAAGGATGGAAGATGATATGCttgtatatttatttgttttatttctgtttatttattggtttggcagatacatacaaacatgcacagCCAAGGTTGCCCAACTAGTGTGCTGCAATTGTCAAAGGCTAACCTTGgtggaatatacacaaatttgTGGACCACATTTTCACTGCAGAATTGCATGGATAAATGCCATACATTCAAATGCCCACAATGTGCTATGAGCATGTTTTGTTGATGCCCTGGTGCAGACTACATAGTGAGATATCTGTCCCCTCCCCAGGTGTCCAAGCTGGTCCATGCCATTAAGATGGGGTGGATCAAACCCAGGAAGGCTCGTGATGATGAACCCAAGTACTATGATATCTGGGAGAACGACAATCAGGTGAGGCTGTCTGTTGATGTGGTGACAGTGGTGTATTAAATGTCTTTTCCCAACAGATCATTTGATGTCTGAACTCAAACTTGGATCTGCAAAACTTTTGTCACCCTTTTCCCCCTTCACCATCAAGGAAAAACTGGGGCGttcaccattatacatgtatatgttgtaaTCATCTGTCATGGTCATATGTATAATCTCAGTTTGAAGGAATACTGTTTTGGGTTTCTGCTCTCCcctgtatgtttttttaatttctattacaaAATGAGTTTCTTGCTTTTTATGTGCAAAAAACAATGAACAATGTTTGGTAATgtaatagatagataaataaatgtaaTTTGGTATCATGTTTGATGCGTTGATCCCATGCTTCTACGATTGTGTCAGCAGAAAGAACTCCCCTTGTTTCCCCATGTGTACAGTACACTCCAGACAAGCGGTACCAGACTCACATCCCTGCTCCCAAGCTGAAGCTGCCTGGCCACGAGGAGTCCTACAACCCACCCCCAGAGTACCTGCCATCTGAAGAGGAAGTAAGAGTTTTCTGGAAGTTTTCTTTAATAAACAATACTGTAAAGCTTGAAActtggttttattttgcatttttcacaaTGGTGATCTTTCCACCACAAATTCAATGACACATAATACTAtactgtcagggatcccagtgccagtataatcaaatactagatactactactactactactactactaagtaATAACAGAGAAACTGGAAACACATGGCTCCAGTGTCCTTTATGAAAATGTGGCGTGTGTGCGATTGACTTAAGCTTGTCCAGTCCCTTTTACCCCATGATAACAGAGATACCATTGATGGTATTTGAGGTTCCAAATGTTTTTTGCTAAGTATATTTTTCAACTACTCATCATGCAGATCCTAGCCTGGACCCAGGCCGACCCTGAGGACAGGAGACAAGCTTTCCTGTCTAAGAAGTATGATGCCCTGAGGAAGGTTCCAGCCTACGCTGGGTTTGTGAAGGAGAGGTTTGAGAGATGTCTGGATCTGTACCTGTGCCCCAGGCAGAGGAAAATGAGGGTAAGAAGTGATGTTTGTCATATCTAGACATTTTTATTAAGTACAGCAAGGCTTTGTTGTCTTCATATTAAGATGTCCAAAGGGTAATGAAGCCTTTGACAGTCACAACTGGAAGCTTTGCAGTGCCTGAGATTTCTGGGATGCTTGCTACTAACGTAATTTTTAGAACTGTCTtattttgtgcaaaaaaaaagccATTCCGTACACTGGTATATTGCCAATATCATGCTTATTCACAGGCAGTTATTGACTGATTTTCACAgcattatttcttatttctaCATACATTGTCCAGGGCTCTCCCCAGAAAATTTTAGGGGAGTGGTGCTGTCGGCCGCACTGCGGCCGATGCAACGCAGTGCTTGgctatgggggggggggggttgtttcGGAGAGGCAGGATTCCTGGAGAAGCAACTGCATTTTGCCTTAATGAATCACAATTTGAAGCCTTCCCCTGACACTTAAGCTTTAAAATCTTTCAAATTCAGACCAATTGACTTAAGTACAACACATGTCCAAGTTAAGTACATTTTCAGTGCAAACTATAAGCTATATctattgaaatataaaaagaaaggcAACTTATGCAACTTGATTTGATGTTAATTAATCTAGGACTAGTAGGAGGCTCTTTTcgaaaaaaacataaataaataaaaacttaaCACCTGCATTTATACAGTCAAGTTTTCCACCATACCTCATCTACTAGGCCACCTTGCTGAGTGAAAATTGCAAACAGAAATGTCACAAAACCAGAATTTTTGATGGGAAAGAAAGGCAAGGGATACATTTTGGGTAGAAATCATGGCAAATCACCAGGTAGGAGCCTTTTAGAAGCTTGGCACCACTACTAGCAGCACAGTCTGGTGCTAACATAAAGATAAACAAGGTCTATTGTCTGTTTTTTCTCAGTCTTCCTtgtcttgaaaaacaggtttttaatgagattatcatatgcgaAAGTCACCAACATCTATTGTCTACACGCATAACAATAGGACAAAAACAAAGGAGTGTGATTTTTGCTGCCAACCCAAGCCCACTGACACAAAGGAAGGGTGAATTTGTCCATTTCTCTGCAAAATATGAGACCTCTCTCACTCAAAATTCAGGGAATTCAGTTGTTTTTCCCCCCTAGTTGCCCTCAAAAGACATAGAGAAATCCATAGAGTTAAAAATTGGGGGGAGTGGCGCCAGGATTTTCGGGAGTGGCGCTGCGCCGTTGTTCCACTCTGTAGGGAGACCCCTGTGTGtataaattttcagtcatcttGCTATGATGTGCCGTGCAAAAATGCAAGTTCACTAACTATGGTGGGAATGGGAAACAGTTTGGGATTTTTGTGATTCCAAAACGGAATCGTGGTATAACATGTTGGGCAACTTGTTTAAACATTGGCAGATTTTTTCATTAGACTCAATGTGGTGACTTAACGTTCTGATATACACTTGCAGGCCAATGTGACAGCGGAAGACCTGATCCCCAAGCTTCCCAAACCTCGAGACCTTCAGCCCTTCCCCACGACCTTGTCAGTGGTGTATGAAGGTCACACGGATGTTGTGAGATGCATCAGTGTGGAGCCAACAGGGCAGTGGCTGGTCTCAGGTTAGCAAATACATTTGGATCTCTTAATGTTTCCTTcgtttctttgttttgaataACCTGTAAACCACCTTTAGGTGTGACACACAagttttgtactgtaagtaTAAGCTGTGTTAgtccagactgtaaggtttgatccattcTCATGGCAAAGGACCCTTGCTCTTTTAAATAACTTTGCTGGGATCTTAAATGTCCTTGAGGTGTGACtcttttcaaactttggatcTTCAGCATTACATCCTATCTGAGCAGGCATCCCTACCTGGAGTTTAGGGTACTCAGTGTTACCTGAGTCGTATAAGGTGAAATAGGTGtaagtgtaaagtgcctttctcaactACACAACATTGGAGCCTGCTGggacctttagattctaagccAACAACCCTAACCAGAAAACCACCTTGACATCTTGAAGAAAGCCTTTCAAGATACTGCATAATGTAAGGTTCTATAACTATAAGGTTAGCTTTTTACACAGATACTTTGGACATCGATGACCCTGATCATGTTGTCCTACAGGTTCAGATGATGAGACGCTGAGGTTCTGGGAGGTGGCCACCGGGCGGTGCAGGAAGGTACTGCAGCTGGGCGGGAGGGTGCGCAGCGTGGCCTGGTGTCCCAACTCTGCAGTCTGTCTGGTGGCTGCAGTTGTGTAAGTCATGTTTACTGATAAATGCTTCtattatgttgttattattatgtTGACCAGTATATTCTGTCAAGGCAAAAATATTAGCACTCGAGATAGTCTCTACCTCTTTTGGAGGCAGTTTCACtattcaaaatcatttaaaaaattCTTCAACTATGTATTGTATTAAGTCAAAGTAAAGAGTACAATAGAGCTCAAATCATACATCACCAGTGCCAAACCTGacttccaattctccaagtatccttTTACAACATTTCTGCCTTACATTCTGACATGCTGCCACTTTTCACATGCAATTTTCACATGTCttgacacacacaaagacaagcAAGCCAACTCATCGCAGTGtaccattttcatggaggtaacaatgcTCAGATAACCTTGGATTGAAACCAGTGACTTGAAATTCATATTTATTGAATCTCTGTTTTCTGCACAGTGATAGCACGGTGATAATTATCAACCCCAGCCTGGGTGATAAGCTGGTTTATCACTCCACTGATAACCTGTTGAACACGTACGAGGCACCAGAGAGTCAGGAGACCAAACTTCCCGTGGAATGGGCGGCAGCAGAGGGCAAGGAACACGACATGGGGATCAGGCTGAGAATATCGCATCCGAAAGTAAGTAGTTTGTTCTGGTCATAATGATATTGATTTTGTAACTGGCACAGATAGTGTCCTAGTTGGTATTGTAAATGATGATTTTATAATTGGCATAGATAATGTCTtagtttgtattgtatatgataATAGAAAATGGTGAAGCTTGACACCTCAAAGATGTGAAGAAATGGTTCATTTATTCCCAGCTGGCATTTGGTATGTTCTAATAAGGAACAAGCAAAGtttagcctttttgaggccataggggcagtgaAATTTTATCCATATATCTGGGGCATAGTCTTGGAAGGCAGGgctcatccctctccttccactgccttttatctcctcaaccaaagtcaggtacccatttttacacctggctggGGTGAAGAAAGTGCTGTTAAGTACCGTTCGCAAGGACACAATATCTGCTCAGGAATGGTAGGGATTGAATCCTTTTGATCCTGTCTGATAGACACTTGGCAATTTGACTGTGTGTTACAATTTAGCTGTTATTTTTCTCCCTCACAGACCATAAGACAGGTGACCTGGCATGGGAAGGGTGACTACTTTGCCATAGTGATGCCAGATGGAGGAAGGATGTCTGTACTCATCCATCAGCTCACCAAGAGAAGATCACAGGTGGGGTTTCATCTGTTGTGTCAGTTGGTAATATCTATCAAAACAGTCTAAAAATACACTTTATAAACTATAAActgtaaaatatataaatgCAGTGAAATATAGCCTGTGTTTACTCAATCTCTCACTAGCTGGGGTTAAAGTGTAGCAACTGTAGTGCTATCAGCTAGGAGCAAATTGGCAGCCCCAAAACCCATGAATTAGTAGCTTTTTCATAGAGTGTCTGATTAATGACTGGCTCTGCCAACAATGAACTGCACTTCCTGTCACTCATCAATCCGACCTTTGGGGTCATCTTGCCACTCACTCACATCATACATTGATCCCCtcttgttatttgtttgtttcagaacCCCTTCAGGAAGTCTAAAGGCCTGGTGCAGTGTGTGCTCTTCCACCCCATCAGGCCGTTCCTGTTTGTAGCTGTAAGTGTACACTTGCTAATGTCAGAATTTGTCAACAAAGCATTGTTTGCTGTCACATTGCAAGCTCATTGTGGTAGAAATATGTGGTTCAGGagatgatttttgttgttttctacagACCCAGAGATATGTGCGTGTGTATAACCTACTG includes:
- the LOC118417180 gene encoding ribosome biogenesis protein bop1-like gives rise to the protein MASKRKVGEAKLEKEELDLFVDAPPDDDDDDDGDTSDSEESVYSGLEEEPSSSEEEEENSSDNEDHGTDDTTDTPGPTTDNTAGSAGTSSTERLDNRPQPDEYEFDSSDEEDIRNTVGNIPMEWYNDYPHIGYNLDGKKIMKPAKGDELDEFLNKMDNPDYWRTVKDKTTGEDVKLTDEELDIIQQIQRGKYPDKAYNPYEPYIDFFTHEKMIHPVNNHPRSKRSFIPSLVEKEKVSKLVHAIKMGWIKPRKARDDEPKYYDIWENDNQYTPDKRYQTHIPAPKLKLPGHEESYNPPPEYLPSEEEILAWTQADPEDRRQAFLSKKYDALRKVPAYAGFVKERFERCLDLYLCPRQRKMRANVTAEDLIPKLPKPRDLQPFPTTLSVVYEGHTDVVRCISVEPTGQWLVSGSDDETLRFWEVATGRCRKVLQLGGRVRSVAWCPNSAVCLVAAVVDSTVIIINPSLGDKLVYHSTDNLLNTYEAPESQETKLPVEWAAAEGKEHDMGIRLRISHPKTIRQVTWHGKGDYFAIVMPDGGRMSVLIHQLTKRRSQNPFRKSKGLVQCVLFHPIRPFLFVATQRYVRVYNLLKQELTKKLMANCKWVSSMAVHPGGDNLIIGSYDSRLSWFDMDLSTKPYQTLRHQKRALRQVCYHKKYPLFASASDDGTVVICHGMVYSDLLQNPLLVPVKILRGHKVTQNLGAMDCEFHPTQPWIFSCGADTTVRLYT